In the genome of Tuberibacillus sp. Marseille-P3662, one region contains:
- a CDS encoding CotD family spore coat protein: MNMGFHECHPMNCDCHMPVQEPVQHMPCPPQMMPAQFDPPQENVVYHPQDVIIPHVHPSHTTHVNQLNYKHMHYFPHTESMEETCTSEEYCCPGPFPHW; encoded by the coding sequence ATGAATATGGGTTTTCATGAATGCCATCCAATGAATTGCGACTGTCATATGCCTGTACAAGAGCCTGTTCAACACATGCCGTGTCCGCCACAAATGATGCCGGCGCAGTTTGATCCACCACAGGAGAACGTGGTTTATCATCCTCAAGATGTTATTATTCCGCATGTTCACCCGTCCCATACAACACATGTTAACCAACTCAACTATAAGCACATGCATTACTTCCCTCATACGGAGTCGATGGAGGAAACATGTACGTCTGAAGAGTATTGTTGTCCTGGACCATTCCCTCATTGGTAA
- a CDS encoding polysaccharide deacetylase family protein has product MYDSNDSNIVTKGPANHKKSVILTFDDGPSRVLPDILDILKSENVPAMFFWQSRLLFPKRPWKRVLDEGHIIGTHTVKHPNLVRLTYEKQYQELSNSVTKIEDVTGQPIKYFRPPFGQYNADTLKAAEQLQLTPVLWRVAAIDWELKEEPEQIITNVTDYLEDGAVILLHELRQTLDVLPDLIKTIKAEGYGFTQL; this is encoded by the coding sequence GTGTACGACTCGAACGACAGCAATATTGTCACCAAAGGACCCGCGAATCATAAAAAGTCGGTTATTCTAACCTTCGATGACGGCCCAAGTAGGGTTCTACCAGATATCCTCGATATTTTAAAATCCGAGAATGTTCCAGCGATGTTCTTTTGGCAATCTCGCCTTTTATTCCCGAAACGCCCTTGGAAACGCGTATTAGATGAAGGCCATATCATCGGAACCCATACGGTCAAGCATCCTAATTTGGTTAGGTTGACATATGAAAAACAATACCAGGAACTATCAAACAGTGTTACAAAGATTGAGGACGTCACGGGTCAACCCATCAAGTACTTCCGTCCGCCATTTGGTCAATACAATGCTGATACCCTTAAAGCTGCAGAGCAATTACAGTTAACCCCTGTGCTGTGGCGGGTGGCTGCCATTGATTGGGAGTTAAAAGAGGAGCCTGAGCAGATCATCACCAATGTGACCGATTATTTGGAAGATGGTGCGGTGATCCTTCTACATGAGCTTAGACAAACACTGGACGTTCTACCTGACTTAATCAAGACCATCAAAGCGGAAGGCTATGGCTTTACGCAATTATAG
- a CDS encoding aldo/keto reductase — MANHTYLGKSDVSVHPIGLGTNAVGGHNIYPNMLDEEQGRNVVRTALDQGINLLDTAFIYGPERSEELVGEVMSEYRREDIALATKGAHKFVGEDTVMDNSPAFLRQSVEGSLKRLKTDYIDLFYIHFPDDKTPKDEAVGALKELKDEGKIRSIGVSNFTISQLKEANKDGYVDVLQSEYNLLHREAEQELLPYTSQENITFIPYFPLESGLLAGKYDENTQFSDFRAKKPEFQGETFKQNLKKVDQLREIADAKGEEVAHIVLAWYFTRPSLDVIIPGAKRPEQVTSNLRAAEISLSDEDVERIDHIFS; from the coding sequence ATGGCAAATCATACTTATCTAGGAAAATCTGACGTGTCAGTGCACCCCATCGGTTTAGGGACCAACGCAGTTGGGGGACATAATATATATCCCAATATGTTAGATGAAGAACAAGGGAGAAATGTGGTTCGAACCGCGCTCGATCAGGGAATCAACCTTCTCGATACAGCGTTCATCTACGGGCCGGAACGTTCAGAGGAACTTGTCGGTGAAGTGATGTCTGAATATCGAAGAGAGGATATCGCCCTCGCAACAAAAGGGGCGCATAAATTTGTTGGCGAGGACACGGTCATGGATAACTCCCCAGCTTTTTTAAGGCAATCGGTCGAGGGTAGTTTAAAACGGCTAAAAACTGATTACATTGATTTATTCTATATTCATTTTCCAGATGATAAGACGCCGAAAGATGAAGCAGTGGGTGCTTTAAAAGAATTAAAGGATGAAGGGAAAATCCGTTCCATTGGCGTTTCTAACTTTACGATCAGTCAGTTGAAGGAAGCTAACAAAGATGGATATGTCGATGTACTTCAATCAGAATATAATCTCTTGCACCGGGAAGCTGAACAGGAATTGTTGCCATATACATCGCAGGAGAACATAACCTTCATTCCTTACTTTCCTCTTGAATCCGGGCTATTAGCAGGAAAATATGACGAAAACACTCAATTCTCCGATTTCCGTGCGAAGAAACCTGAATTTCAAGGGGAGACTTTTAAACAAAACTTAAAGAAAGTTGACCAGCTTCGTGAGATCGCAGATGCTAAAGGAGAAGAGGTCGCTCATATTGTGCTTGCTTGGTACTTCACACGACCGTCACTCGATGTGATTATCCCCGGTGCGAAGCGTCCCGAGCAAGTGACAAGTAACTTAAGGGCAGCAGAAATTTCACTTTCCGACGAGGATGTTGAACGGATCGATCATATCTTTTCGTAG
- a CDS encoding ABC transporter ATP-binding protein: MPTTSRANMRTDAGWILTYMILRWIAYLFDKKFVLLEDSSMETISDGKKIPLQAKDHDTKTVLNVEHLKKTYGKRQALEDVTFSVPQGTCFGLLGPNGAGKSTTMKILTGIVDADGGTAYVLGKNAAKHQNAIRHQVGYVPQAITLYEKLSAHDNLVFFGEMYGIKGRALKQRISEVLKLTGLSDRVKDIVGTFSGGMKRRINMAASLLHQPQLLILDEPTVGIDPQSRIHIFEMIRSLKAQGVTIIYSTHYMEEVEALCDHVAIIDQGKVAAQGPLKALLDRYSSKAVYTEADGLEDLPPFPHATKTYRKGSGWVIETNHIMDAMQYVLQTASNRGIEVKGLEIMRPSLESVFLSLTGTSLRD; encoded by the coding sequence ATGCCAACCACTTCACGAGCCAATATGAGAACAGATGCTGGATGGATCCTGACATATATGATTCTTCGTTGGATCGCTTATTTGTTTGATAAAAAATTTGTTTTGTTGGAGGACAGTTCAATGGAAACCATCTCAGATGGCAAAAAGATACCTTTACAGGCAAAAGATCACGATACTAAGACAGTGCTGAATGTTGAACATTTGAAAAAAACATACGGAAAAAGGCAAGCCTTAGAGGATGTCACATTTTCCGTCCCGCAAGGAACATGCTTTGGCTTACTTGGACCAAACGGAGCGGGAAAATCAACAACGATGAAAATTTTGACCGGCATTGTCGATGCTGATGGAGGTACAGCTTATGTTCTCGGAAAGAATGCAGCCAAACATCAAAACGCTATTCGACATCAGGTCGGATACGTGCCGCAGGCTATCACACTGTACGAGAAACTGAGCGCACATGACAATCTTGTGTTTTTCGGAGAAATGTACGGTATCAAAGGCAGAGCATTAAAGCAAAGAATCAGTGAAGTGCTGAAGTTAACCGGACTTTCTGACCGTGTAAAGGACATTGTAGGTACTTTCTCAGGTGGTATGAAACGGAGAATCAACATGGCTGCGTCATTGCTGCACCAACCGCAACTTCTTATTCTCGACGAACCGACGGTTGGCATTGATCCTCAATCGCGCATTCATATTTTCGAAATGATTCGTTCATTGAAGGCCCAAGGCGTCACCATCATTTACTCCACTCACTATATGGAGGAAGTAGAAGCCCTTTGCGACCACGTCGCCATCATTGACCAGGGAAAAGTCGCTGCCCAAGGGCCATTAAAAGCATTGCTAGACCGCTACAGCAGCAAAGCCGTTTATACAGAAGCCGACGGGCTGGAGGATCTTCCACCATTCCCTCATGCCACAAAAACATACCGCAAAGGAAGCGGCTGGGTCATTGAAACCAATCATATCATGGATGCAATGCAATATGTACTCCAAACCGCCTCTAATCGAGGAATTGAGGTTAAAGGCCTGGAGATTATGCGCCCTTCATTGGAATCCGTGTTTTTATCCTTAACAGGTACGAGCTTGAGAGATTAA
- the fadH gene encoding 2,4-dienoyl-CoA reductase, with translation MSLNGKTAIVTGGSNGMGKAMAMRFAKEGANVVITGRREDKLSEAKQAIEAEAGAEVLTVAMDVRNIESVNKMVEQAKECFGPIDILVNNAAGNFICPAKDLSPNGWQSVIDICLNGTWNCTQAVGKDMIEQQTGGVMLNMVATYAWTGAPGVVHSAAAKGGILALTKSLAVEWGGYGIRVNAMAPGPIENTGGSAKLFASEEAVKKIKDQNPLGQVGKLDDIADAAAFLVSNESRYINGDCMTIDGGQWLANSRYL, from the coding sequence ATGAGTCTTAATGGGAAGACGGCAATTGTAACAGGTGGCAGTAACGGAATGGGCAAAGCAATGGCGATGCGATTTGCTAAGGAAGGGGCGAATGTTGTCATCACAGGTCGTCGGGAAGATAAATTATCAGAAGCGAAACAGGCGATTGAAGCAGAAGCGGGGGCAGAAGTCCTCACGGTAGCTATGGATGTTCGCAATATTGAAAGCGTTAACAAAATGGTTGAACAGGCTAAGGAGTGCTTCGGCCCGATTGACATTCTTGTCAACAATGCAGCAGGTAATTTCATATGTCCGGCCAAGGATTTATCACCGAACGGGTGGCAATCAGTGATTGACATTTGTCTTAATGGCACATGGAACTGTACACAGGCGGTTGGTAAGGATATGATCGAACAACAAACGGGCGGTGTGATGCTTAATATGGTGGCGACCTATGCATGGACGGGTGCCCCTGGTGTTGTTCACTCTGCTGCAGCAAAAGGCGGGATTTTAGCTTTGACAAAGTCTCTAGCTGTTGAGTGGGGTGGATACGGCATACGTGTCAATGCGATGGCACCAGGTCCCATTGAGAATACAGGCGGCTCAGCGAAATTGTTTGCTTCAGAAGAAGCTGTCAAAAAAATCAAAGATCAAAATCCGCTGGGTCAGGTTGGCAAACTAGATGATATTGCTGACGCTGCTGCATTTCTTGTTTCCAATGAGTCACGGTATATCAATGGTGATTGTATGACGATTGACGGTGGTCAGTGGCTGGCAAACAGCCGATATTTATAA
- a CDS encoding phosphotransferase family protein — translation MTQVSDNELPDRVLKWVVDAVDSYATVQSICRLYGGTSSIVHSVSLQVNQVQRDFVLRQFDNVEWLQEEPDLAFHEAESLRLASRSDVSTPEIVAFDETGRECGVPVVLMTQLEGSVVLSPHNLDHWLDGLAASLVQIHAVDADGYPWPYFTYNDVASLETPSWSSFPELWQRAIDIVKGPRPKAKTCFIHRDYHPTNVLWYGHTVSGVVDWVNACRGPAGIDVGHCRLNLAQLFDVPTADAFLSAYQSYAGSAFNYDPYWDLLSLSDILFGPPTVYPGWTAFGVTGLTDQLMVERLDRYMMSLLSVFEKYNK, via the coding sequence ATGACACAAGTCTCTGACAATGAGCTGCCCGACCGCGTGTTAAAATGGGTGGTCGATGCCGTAGATTCCTATGCCACTGTTCAGTCGATTTGTCGACTATACGGAGGGACATCGTCTATCGTTCACAGCGTTTCGCTTCAAGTCAATCAGGTTCAGAGGGATTTTGTCTTGCGTCAGTTCGATAACGTGGAATGGTTACAAGAAGAACCTGACCTGGCATTCCACGAGGCGGAGAGCCTCCGCTTAGCGTCACGGTCAGATGTGTCGACGCCCGAAATCGTTGCGTTTGATGAAACTGGACGTGAGTGTGGTGTTCCGGTTGTTCTTATGACTCAACTTGAGGGGTCTGTTGTCTTAAGCCCGCACAATTTAGACCATTGGCTTGACGGACTGGCAGCATCACTTGTCCAGATTCATGCCGTGGATGCTGATGGATATCCATGGCCCTATTTTACCTATAATGATGTCGCATCATTAGAAACGCCGTCATGGTCGAGTTTTCCGGAATTATGGCAACGCGCCATTGATATCGTTAAAGGTCCACGTCCCAAAGCTAAGACGTGCTTCATCCACCGGGATTATCATCCAACCAATGTTTTATGGTATGGACATACTGTTAGTGGTGTCGTCGACTGGGTCAACGCTTGTCGGGGGCCTGCTGGGATTGATGTTGGCCATTGTAGATTAAACCTAGCACAGTTGTTTGACGTTCCAACTGCCGATGCGTTTTTGTCCGCCTATCAAAGTTACGCAGGATCAGCGTTTAACTACGACCCGTACTGGGATCTATTGTCTTTGAGTGACATTCTTTTTGGGCCACCCACGGTGTATCCTGGGTGGACGGCTTTTGGTGTGACAGGATTAACCGATCAACTGATGGTTGAACGGTTAGACAGGTATATGATGAGCTTGCTAAGCGTATTTGAGAAATATAATAAGTGA
- a CDS encoding ammonium transporter: MSIQAVATGLDTIWVVLTAAMILLMEGGFALLEAGFVRQKNNVNILMKIFADITIGTLCFYVIGFGLMYGEDLWGLIGTNGIMSMGNWSHLDIPVSLDTYWLFQAAFVIAAISIVSGAVAERINFRAYLLYVILMTAVIYPISGHWIWGGGWLAKLGFSDFAGSTAIHALGGCSALAAAIFIGPRKGKFTPWGTSTIALPSNLPLASVGAFLLWFGWFGFNAGSTLSATDPKIGHIAIVTMLSASAGGAVTFLYTLFRYHRADAPSVINGSLAGLVGITAGCAFVSDAAAILIGGVSGLLMIAGSNWLESKRIDDPVGAFPVHAISGILGTIAVGLFSKNNGLFTQGNWDLLGVQVLGLIVICVWGFVLTWGGLYMIKCWIPVRATEEEEEVGLDISYHGIVAAYQDHDFIAYDDRYNDTQGKDIDR; this comes from the coding sequence ATGTCCATTCAAGCTGTAGCGACCGGGCTCGATACGATTTGGGTTGTTTTGACCGCTGCCATGATTTTGCTCATGGAGGGTGGCTTTGCTCTTTTAGAGGCCGGCTTTGTTCGCCAGAAAAATAACGTTAACATTCTTATGAAGATTTTTGCTGATATTACGATTGGAACCCTTTGTTTTTATGTCATTGGTTTTGGTCTCATGTACGGAGAGGATCTATGGGGGTTGATAGGGACAAATGGCATCATGTCGATGGGTAACTGGTCACATCTCGATATTCCTGTTTCTTTAGACACGTATTGGTTATTTCAAGCTGCTTTTGTCATTGCCGCGATATCTATTGTTTCTGGTGCTGTTGCTGAGCGTATCAATTTTCGCGCTTATTTACTTTATGTCATCTTAATGACCGCTGTCATTTATCCCATTTCAGGACATTGGATATGGGGTGGCGGCTGGCTGGCTAAGCTAGGCTTTTCTGATTTTGCCGGTTCAACTGCCATCCACGCATTGGGAGGTTGCTCAGCTTTAGCTGCAGCCATTTTTATTGGTCCGCGTAAGGGTAAATTCACACCCTGGGGGACGAGTACCATTGCACTGCCTAGTAATTTGCCTTTGGCTTCTGTAGGGGCCTTCCTATTATGGTTTGGCTGGTTTGGCTTCAATGCCGGAAGTACGTTAAGTGCTACCGATCCTAAGATTGGACACATAGCGATTGTAACCATGTTATCAGCATCAGCTGGTGGAGCGGTCACTTTTCTTTATACTTTGTTCCGTTATCATCGCGCGGATGCCCCTTCTGTCATTAATGGTTCTTTGGCAGGGTTAGTCGGCATAACAGCCGGCTGCGCCTTTGTTAGTGATGCTGCAGCCATCTTGATTGGGGGTGTCTCTGGCTTATTAATGATCGCTGGAAGCAATTGGTTAGAATCGAAACGTATTGATGATCCTGTCGGCGCTTTTCCGGTCCATGCAATTTCTGGCATATTGGGGACCATTGCCGTCGGTTTATTCTCGAAAAATAATGGCCTCTTCACACAGGGCAATTGGGATTTGCTAGGTGTGCAGGTTTTGGGGCTGATCGTAATATGTGTCTGGGGATTCGTGTTAACATGGGGCGGTTTATATATGATTAAATGTTGGATCCCTGTCCGTGCAACTGAGGAAGAAGAAGAGGTGGGCCTTGATATTAGTTATCATGGTATCGTCGCAGCTTATCAGGATCATGATTTTATTGCCTATGATGATCGATATAATGACACTCAGGGAAAGGATATCGACCGGTGA
- a CDS encoding ABC transporter permease: MTLLKSIIIKEMKIMIKEKGNLFFLIIMPIMFIVLFSSVFGNIGDSSMTVHYVDQDHSKASKEFLHHIDQIDGFEIKHGDSSLDSQVQQIKDGDMSSLLVIPQRFGQAIQSEKQQTNVKFYRDATASQATAPIQAVLQNITNRYQKHKLSSTLTAMGKSNTEVKSILQPPINIKNIQESGSSESDVTMVQQVVPGYTVMFVFFIMITMIRRFFKEKESGMVSRLRSTPMNPMVYLIGMWVPAFISVLIQCTVLLAFGHFVYNLHLGDLSAIMVLVLCLAFGGTGIGLALSMIVKGETQGLAITQMFALGGAVIGGLWFPIELMPQFIQTISRFIPQFWAQQGLLDVMVHSAHIKDVWLAMVVLLAFGTAGMLVALLRFKHFLRTANS, from the coding sequence GTGACTTTATTGAAAAGCATTATTATTAAAGAAATGAAAATCATGATAAAAGAAAAAGGTAACCTATTCTTCCTTATCATTATGCCCATCATGTTTATCGTGTTGTTTTCCTCGGTTTTCGGAAATATTGGGGATTCATCCATGACCGTTCATTACGTGGACCAGGATCATTCCAAAGCATCAAAAGAATTTCTCCATCACATCGACCAAATTGACGGGTTTGAAATCAAACATGGCGACTCATCGCTTGATTCACAAGTTCAACAAATTAAGGACGGTGACATGAGCTCACTGCTTGTTATCCCCCAGAGATTCGGTCAAGCAATCCAATCTGAAAAACAACAAACAAACGTGAAATTTTACCGGGATGCCACGGCCAGTCAAGCGACGGCACCCATTCAAGCTGTTTTACAAAATATAACAAACAGATACCAGAAACATAAACTGTCCAGTACATTAACCGCCATGGGGAAGTCAAATACAGAAGTCAAGAGTATTTTGCAACCGCCGATAAATATAAAAAATATACAGGAAAGTGGCAGTAGTGAATCTGATGTGACAATGGTCCAACAGGTCGTTCCCGGTTATACCGTCATGTTTGTTTTCTTCATTATGATTACCATGATACGCCGCTTCTTTAAGGAGAAGGAGTCAGGCATGGTGTCACGCCTCAGAAGCACACCCATGAATCCTATGGTATACCTGATCGGGATGTGGGTACCCGCCTTCATTTCAGTACTCATTCAGTGTACTGTTCTGCTGGCATTCGGGCATTTTGTCTATAATCTTCATCTAGGAGACTTGAGCGCCATCATGGTCCTTGTCCTTTGCCTCGCCTTTGGCGGAACCGGCATTGGTCTGGCTCTATCAATGATTGTGAAGGGGGAAACTCAGGGGCTGGCGATTACACAGATGTTCGCGCTCGGTGGCGCAGTTATCGGCGGATTATGGTTTCCGATTGAATTAATGCCTCAATTTATCCAGACGATCAGCCGATTCATTCCGCAGTTTTGGGCCCAGCAAGGACTACTGGATGTGATGGTCCACAGCGCCCATATTAAAGACGTTTGGTTAGCAATGGTCGTACTTCTGGCGTTCGGAACAGCCGGCATGCTTGTGGCTTTATTGCGCTTCAAGCACTTCCTGCGCACGGCGAATAGTTGA
- a CDS encoding hotdog fold thioesterase has protein sequence MEQLRSQSENTLIGELEMDYVELTQDRVVMTMPVGPKTRQPFGILHGGASVALAETVASMATAINIDLRKCHPVGMEINANHIRSKSDGEVIATATPFHKGRTSMVWDIKITGENEKLICISRCTMAVVANR, from the coding sequence ATTGAACAATTACGTTCCCAAAGCGAAAACACTTTAATTGGGGAACTCGAAATGGACTATGTGGAACTTACGCAAGACCGGGTGGTTATGACGATGCCGGTGGGCCCCAAAACCAGACAGCCGTTTGGTATTTTACATGGCGGGGCATCTGTTGCTCTGGCGGAAACAGTAGCATCCATGGCGACTGCCATCAACATTGATCTTCGAAAGTGCCATCCGGTTGGCATGGAAATCAATGCAAACCATATTCGTAGTAAGAGCGATGGCGAGGTTATAGCAACCGCCACCCCTTTTCACAAAGGACGAACCTCAATGGTCTGGGATATTAAAATAACCGGTGAAAATGAAAAACTGATTTGTATATCTCGTTGCACAATGGCAGTTGTTGCTAACAGATAA
- a CDS encoding enoyl-CoA hydratase/isomerase family protein gives MEHLVIDTQDGVRTITLNRPERLNAINDELSFQIERALAAASADDDVRVVVITGKGRGFCAGLDLTDLEGNQRFNTRHEQLDELGWVGRQALSIVHCDKPVLAAINGIAAGAGLSLALACDLSFMSESAHVTTGYVRRGLCPDAGMSYFLPRRVGQVKAAEMIFMGHDVYPDEAEHMGLVNEVFPNEDFHERVRAFAHELASGPPIALTLSKRLLASSPDADLTTLLKQEYNSIQLCFGTKDAMEGMQAFQEKREPVFKGK, from the coding sequence ATGGAACATCTTGTTATTGATACACAAGACGGTGTACGTACCATTACACTTAATCGTCCCGAGCGATTAAATGCCATTAATGATGAGCTGAGTTTTCAAATAGAACGGGCGCTGGCTGCGGCATCGGCGGATGATGACGTCCGTGTCGTTGTCATAACTGGTAAGGGACGTGGTTTTTGTGCAGGCCTTGATCTGACTGACTTAGAGGGAAATCAAAGGTTCAATACCCGGCATGAACAATTGGATGAGTTAGGCTGGGTCGGTCGGCAAGCCCTGAGTATTGTCCACTGTGACAAGCCGGTGCTTGCTGCAATTAATGGTATTGCTGCCGGAGCAGGACTATCACTAGCGCTTGCTTGCGATTTATCTTTCATGTCTGAAAGTGCCCATGTAACAACGGGTTACGTGCGTCGTGGTCTATGTCCCGATGCGGGAATGAGTTACTTTTTACCACGACGTGTCGGTCAGGTAAAGGCTGCTGAAATGATCTTCATGGGACATGATGTATATCCAGATGAAGCTGAACACATGGGATTAGTTAACGAGGTCTTTCCTAATGAGGATTTTCATGAACGGGTAAGAGCATTTGCTCATGAATTGGCAAGCGGCCCGCCCATTGCGCTGACCCTTTCGAAACGACTGCTAGCTTCAAGCCCGGACGCAGATCTTACAACCCTTTTAAAACAAGAATATAATTCAATTCAATTGTGTTTCGGAACGAAGGATGCCATGGAGGGTATGCAAGCTTTCCAAGAAAAGCGCGAACCTGTCTTTAAAGGGAAGTAG
- a CDS encoding class I SAM-dependent methyltransferase — translation MSEYNSDEQWSNTDSAFFLEYGQALIPDRDKLEQIFIDLLPRNTQEAFTVVDICVGGGWLTEAILTRYPRSTVIALDGSESMLEATRNRLASYQDRVTYKTFDLHQSNWVDQLEPVDYFVSSLALHHLDDRGKEALFQRLYSALKPEGRVIIADLIKPNSESSRLIAAREWDEIVKEQSEQLYGNLEAYDFFQRERWNLFYYPDDPIDKPSRLLDQIGWLSKAGFNHVEVLYYRAGHALISGLKV, via the coding sequence ATGTCTGAATACAATTCCGATGAACAATGGAGTAATACGGATTCAGCATTCTTCTTAGAATATGGTCAAGCATTGATACCTGACCGTGACAAACTTGAACAGATATTTATCGACTTATTACCTCGAAATACTCAAGAGGCATTCACAGTCGTCGATATCTGTGTTGGAGGGGGATGGCTGACAGAAGCTATTTTAACAAGATATCCTAGATCAACGGTTATTGCTTTAGATGGTTCTGAAAGCATGTTAGAAGCCACGAGAAATAGATTAGCGTCCTATCAGGATAGAGTGACCTACAAAACATTTGACTTGCATCAGAGCAATTGGGTCGATCAATTAGAACCTGTAGATTATTTTGTTAGCAGTTTAGCTCTTCATCATCTTGATGATCGTGGAAAAGAAGCGTTATTTCAACGTCTTTACAGTGCTTTAAAACCAGAAGGCAGAGTCATCATTGCTGATTTAATAAAGCCCAATTCAGAAAGCTCTAGACTCATTGCAGCCCGGGAATGGGATGAGATTGTAAAAGAGCAATCTGAGCAACTATATGGGAACCTAGAAGCCTATGATTTTTTTCAGAGAGAGCGGTGGAATTTATTTTACTATCCAGATGATCCAATCGATAAGCCATCCAGGTTGTTAGATCAGATCGGGTGGCTAAGCAAGGCTGGTTTCAATCATGTTGAAGTCCTTTATTATCGAGCAGGTCATGCTCTTATTAGTGGATTGAAAGTATAA
- a CDS encoding MFS transporter, whose product MNTLLKDRRLILIVLANFVSSIGSGVTSIGASWLLVNRENGEYILGYTMLGITILLFVLNPYIGIVIDRFSRKKVYLFNQVLGLTIVGSVTLWGMIADQYHAWQLITFMFSFSLYFSLHYPTLLAIVQEMFSRSSYRSLNGILEIESQSASAVAGGIAGILLGIIDYDYIFLFDTFTFVFSFVFISFIPYQKRYEIQNKRVTIISDIYEGLQFLKGKLLLVVLLLGTLMPFICVTVYNYVKPVYIASTIEENVSAFGLSEMFYAIGAILAGLIIPMLGKRIGYFGTITIMMTVFTVFLVTMAEIPLLIVFLSVTLLAGLGNAGTRIMRRTIMMELVPNDIIGRVNSFFKGIELMIRIGLLVIFVQFMSGTGAITALMVMSALMIVALIGVLVNKNIITQAEKGSLQRTG is encoded by the coding sequence ATGAACACCCTTTTAAAAGATAGACGCTTGATTTTGATTGTACTAGCCAATTTTGTATCATCGATCGGTTCAGGAGTTACATCTATAGGAGCCAGCTGGCTTCTTGTTAATCGAGAAAATGGGGAATATATACTTGGATATACGATGCTTGGCATCACAATCTTATTGTTTGTCTTAAATCCTTATATAGGTATCGTCATTGATCGTTTTTCGAGGAAAAAAGTGTATCTTTTTAATCAAGTCCTTGGCTTGACTATCGTGGGTTCAGTGACTTTGTGGGGCATGATTGCGGATCAATATCATGCTTGGCAGTTAATAACATTCATGTTTTCATTCTCTCTCTATTTTTCACTACATTATCCAACATTATTAGCGATCGTTCAGGAAATGTTTTCTCGATCATCCTATCGTTCCTTAAATGGCATACTTGAAATTGAAAGTCAATCTGCAAGCGCAGTGGCCGGAGGGATCGCAGGGATCCTACTAGGAATCATTGACTATGATTATATTTTTTTATTCGATACCTTTACGTTTGTGTTCAGCTTTGTATTTATTTCATTCATTCCCTATCAGAAGCGTTATGAAATCCAAAACAAGCGCGTCACCATCATATCTGATATTTATGAAGGGCTACAGTTTTTAAAGGGGAAGTTGCTCTTGGTTGTGTTATTGTTAGGGACACTTATGCCTTTCATCTGTGTCACAGTGTATAATTATGTAAAACCTGTATATATCGCATCTACAATCGAAGAAAATGTAAGCGCCTTTGGTTTATCTGAAATGTTCTATGCCATTGGAGCCATTTTGGCGGGGTTAATCATCCCAATGCTTGGAAAAAGGATAGGTTACTTTGGAACCATCACCATAATGATGACCGTATTTACTGTATTTCTTGTGACAATGGCAGAGATACCGCTGCTCATCGTGTTTTTATCAGTAACACTACTTGCAGGGCTTGGGAACGCTGGAACAAGAATTATGAGAAGAACGATCATGATGGAACTTGTGCCAAATGATATTATTGGCAGGGTGAACAGCTTTTTCAAAGGGATTGAGTTAATGATTCGTATAGGTTTGTTGGTGATTTTTGTACAATTTATGAGTGGAACCGGAGCGATTACAGCTCTAATGGTTATGTCAGCCTTAATGATCGTGGCCTTAATAGGGGTACTAGTGAACAAAAATATCATCACTCAGGCTGAAAAAGGATCATTGCAACGTACAGGATAA